A window from Dromaius novaehollandiae isolate bDroNov1 chromosome 1, bDroNov1.hap1, whole genome shotgun sequence encodes these proteins:
- the LOC135327139 gene encoding uncharacterized protein LOC135327139, whose translation MGGSQVEDVERTQCNIIAHLEQTGLTIPSEKIQTPSSEVKFWGIWWRGGMTCIPPDTLSSLDSIKMLESKKDLQHALGLLVFWRKHIPDFSIIARPLYDAEKQYTTWKKGMFVVSLTLREAERTIRKQPIVLQGPFKVTKAVLAGTPPPDGVAQRASVRKWYTQIQHYCKIFSVTEGAAKVLNIQDEADLNKETPQLPSVILVAPPFSNQILNASSKQKGKTWRYQAVALQVGTKEQIITEGEGSAQVGELAAVWSVFQCKGQATSPVHIYMDSYMVFKGCPEWLPFWEQNCWEVNRIINILGEQKMLVGKPTRFTQNGLFPPSDLRSEFVLIYVFKGGGLTKMHLLLWTIQIQGCIHEGNE comes from the coding sequence atgggagggagccaggtagaggacgttgagagaacacagtgcaacattattgctcacctagagcagacagggctgacaattccgtctgaaaagatccaaactccctccagtgaagtaaaattttggggaatctggtggaggggggggatgacctgcattcccccggataccctgtcctcattagactcaattaaaatgctggagtccaaaaaggacctgcaacatgctctagggctgctcgtattttggaggaagcacattcctgatttttcaattattgccaggccattatatgacgctgaaaaacagtacactacgtggaagaaggggatgtttgtagtcagcctcaccctaagggaggctgaacgaactattcgaaagcaacccatagttctccaaggtccgtttaaggtgaccaaagcggtcctggcagggaccccgccccctgacggggtggctcagagagcctctgtacgaaaatggtacacacaaatacagcactattgcaaaatcttctccgtaacagagggagctgctaaagttttaaatatacaagatgaggcagacttgaataaagaaaccccccaactcccctctgtaattctagtagctcccccattttccaatcagatcctaaatgcttcctcaaagcagaaagggaaaacctggagataccaggctgtggcgctgcaagtggggactaaggagcagatcattacagagggagagggcagtgcacaggtgggagagctggctgcagtgtggagcgtattccaatgcaaaggccaggctacctcccctgtacacatctacatggactcatatatggtgttcaaaggctgcccggaatggcttcctttttgggagcaaaactgctgggaggttaatagaataataaatatacttggagagcaaaagatgctagtgggaaaacccacaagattcacacaaaatggattattccctccttctgacctgaggagcgagtttgttcttatttatgttttcaagggtggtggtctgaccaagatgcacctactgctctggaccatccagattcaaggatgcatccacgagggcaacgaatga